The region GACCTCCCGGGGTCGATGAAGACGGTGGTAGTGGAGGTCCAGATAAACTAGCAGCTGGCATAGAAGGACctggaggagggaaagaagagGGTCTGCCCATGGACATGGGTTGAGGCTGGAATGGCTGGTGAGGAAGGAAACCTGGGAAAGGACACAAGTAATTGTCATTATGCatcaaataaactgaaataataaaaagggTTATACAAATAGTCAAACCTGGGGCAGGAGCAGGATGTTGTGGGTAGGATGGCCTCctggcagggtgggctgcactGGGAGGCAGTGCATGAGAAGAAGGTGGCAGACCAGGCCCAGTGCTGGTTGGAGCAGCATTTGGGGTAAATACCGACGGCATGGGAGGCTGTGGAGCCACTTGGGAAGGAGCAGAGGGCTGGTACTGAccctataaaaaaaaatcatcctgATGCTCACTATGATTTAAGGAAAAGCTCAAACTTTCAGAATTACAtaggaaagaaacacacaaatgattTAAAGTCTTAATGATGAATGAATACCATAATTTGTGCTTTTGGTGCAGGAGtctgagcagcaggagcaggctTGGCTGTCGACACATCGACTCTGTTGAACGAACTTGAAGGCTGCTGTCCAACGGCAGCTTCTTCCTGAGCGTGGAAAAGCCTGTCTCTCAGCATCATGATCCCAGACTGGGAgacaaaaagcacaaatacaaaaatggtGCTTATTGCaatccaaataaaaagatgGGGTTTTGAACTAAGCTCAGCTGTGTTTCCTCTCACTTGGTCTGAGTTCTCAGGCAGGTAGGTCATGGCAGTGGACAGACTGCCCTCTGCAGCAAGTATGCCAGCGTAGCAGGTGAGCTTCTCTGCCAGGATGGGGCTCTGGACTGCCACCTCGCTATTGCGGAGGCGCTCGATTGACTTCCGCAGCATCATTACCTTCTCAACCAGATCCTAAAATACACACAGCACATGAATGAGAGACTTGCAGACTTGAGTAAAGTCTCAAAAGATAATTTGCTTTATTGTTACAGGACCAAACCTCTAAACCCAGAGGGGAGGAGCAGTCGCGATGCAAGGCCCAGCACTCCACCAGCTTCTCCACGTTCCCAGAGCAGATGTAACACAGACAGGCCTGCAGGCAACGCTTCTCCGTACCCTCATGCTCCAATCGGCCTCCCAACGTATCTGTGGGGAATTATACAATcaaacaatgacacacacacacgacatgaGCACAGGTAGAAATGTTATAAAGCAAGTAAAACAAGTACAGCTGAAACAGAACAGTTCTCACAGATTTGGGCAAGTTGCAGCAcgttcagtgtgtgagagacttACCGCACAGACAGGCAAAGTCTTCAGGGTGAGCATAAGTCAGGAGAGCAGCAAGAGCCTCCTTCCAATTGTCCAATTCACAGCTCTGCACTATGTCTCTCCAGTTCTGGGTCACCACTGATGATATCAGCTAGAGAAGAGGACaaacaatattgactgaaatacaaTCGATGAATCAAATGTAACAATATCAGCTTTACTTTGATTCTCTCACCATTGAAATGCTGTTCTTTTGCTTGCTAAGGTATTTTTGCTGCGTTTTCTTGAGCAGTTCTTCTCCTCCGCTGATAGAGAGGAGGATGGCTTCAGCGTAGCGACCGTCATTCAGACACAGATCCACTGCTCCCTCAAAGTTTCCCACCAGCAGCGCCTGGCTTATCAACCCATCAGTATCTTCAAAAGAACAAGGTCATTACTCATTATTCATCAAACATGTGTAACAATGACACAAAGGCAAGATGCAAGATATATGATCACAGCTGATAATGTAATAATTTCAAAAGAGGGATTTTACCACATGATACAGGGATCTGGAAGTTGGCGTTTTCCTTTGGGGTCTGAGTGAAAAAGTCTGCTGGTGACACAGAACCTGATGTTCTCGCATCACTTCCTGCAAACTCATCAGATCTCtggaaacatgacaaagaacATTTCACAGTAAACGTGAGctgaaaatgacaaattaacagaaagatgaggaaaaaaaacttttgtgtgCTGACCTCAGTGGAGAGCAGCTGCATCTTTTCTGCCAGATCTTTGGCATCTACTCCATGTCCGTTTGGTTGAAAATTCTTCCCCAGGCATTTTGAAAtctaaagaaacattttcaaagcaaAGACACGGGGTGATGATGATTCACAGGCAAATGTTTATGTATGATAGGTATCTGTAGTTTTAATTACCTTTCTGTCCAATTCATCTTTGCTGAAACCCAAAAGTCTGAGGAATTTAATACGAGCTTCATCTTCAAAATTAACCTGTAACCAGAGAAAGGTCATTACTTGACAAGAGTACAACACTGACTGACAGAGTTAATAATATGTCAGTGTGTAAGGTCCCACCAGAAGGAACTTCCAAATGTCCTGCTCAGCATCTGACTTGGCATTCTGAATCTTGGCCTGGCAGTAGTTGTTGAAGGAACCAGCCTGCAGCGCTGCCTGCAGCTCCCTGGAGCGTTGGAGGAACTCCGTCTCTGTGGTAACCTGGCTCATAAACACTTGCCTGGGGACGGGCTGGGGGCTCTGCCCTTGAGGcatcttgggattctcaaaggTTATGAGCTTTCCACcaaactgagacacaaacaacGGATTGGTTGAAAAGGTCGTCTTTAGCCTTTTCGATAAACATGcttctaaaaatattttaatgttgcaCTTACAGCAAAGGAAGCTCCCACTGGCCTGCGCACCCACTTAGGTGGCTTCTTCAGAGGAGGAATGATGGTGTCCTGCACTGTAGGCTGAGAGACTTGCAGGGGAGGGAGCACCTGCCCTGTACCAAAGGGATCCATTGAATCAAATGAAGAGGATATCTgttgaataaaatgttaaatgttaaatacaaGCATAAATCAATCAACAGAAAACTCAACTATATTGGAAATCAATAAAGATTCTTTAGCCCTACATAGATACAAGTATGTAAATCTGGTTAGcgataataataaactttatttatacagcagctTTCCAAAACAGTGCTTTACATGATAAAAATAACAGGAATCATAAAAGTGTAATCACAAGAACAGTATCAATAGAGCAATATAAcaagcaaagacatattaagaaagaaaaataaataaatacacaaataaaacatcttcaaGTGTGAGCTTCAGGCTTATACATAAGGTGTCTGGTGACCCCAGATTTTGGAACAACCTGCCTGAGGATCACAGGAAGGCTAGTCTATAAAAGTGCGTTTTAAGAAGGGACTTGAAGAGGAGATATATTTCGCCATCCTGATCTCCTCAGGCAGGTTGTTCCAAAGTCTGGGGTCATTAACGGCAAATGCTCTGTCACCTTATGTATAAGCCTGGACTTTGGAACAACCAGGAGGGCAGCATTTGAGAATCTCAGGGCTTGTGAAGGTATATATGTTGTTAAAAGGTCAGTAATGTAAGTTGGAACTAGACCATTCAGGGCTAAGAAAGTGATAAGTAAAATTTTATAATCAACTCTAAATctaacagggagccagtgaaaAAAAGATGCAAGAATGGGTTTGCGTTAGACactttttctgacattttatatatcaGACATAATCTAAAACTCAACTCACCCATGAAAATAATTAgctgattaaaaaacaatgaaaaaaaaaatcattaattgCAGCCTTGGTGATTATCTTCAAATTCTACGCAGCCAGTTTTCAAATTCTCTGTTTCCCTTGGTCAAATGCCTCCATCAATCCCTTCACACCAGCTCCATCTCGTGGACAAACAATGCTATTAACAGCGCAAGGCCTTAGGAATGTAATACACCACATTAAGACCCCATACCTTATCAGCCGTGCTTTGCTGCTGAGCCTTCAAGCTCCCACCCATCACTGAGTAGACAGTGATTCTCCCATCAAATGATGCTGTAGAAAGCAGGGCTGGATTTCTGGGGCACCACTGGACATCAAAACACCACTGGTTTGTCGTTGGAAGCTCGTAAATGACCTAAAATGAGGGAAATTACACATTATAAGGTATGGCATCGTCATCAAGTGTACAGGGGTGAGGCCATTTAGAGAAGCGACAGTTAATGTCTTATACCTCTCCAGTGTTTGGATTCCAGCAGAGGATCCGGTTGTCTTTAGCACTACTCAGCAGGAGCTCAGAGTCGGCTTGGCTCCAGGATATGGACAGAATTCCCCTGGAAGAATATACTAACAATGTAATATACACAACAAGATgatcagagacaaaacaaagaaaacaaagagttaAAGCTTCACCTTGTGTGGTTCTCAAAGACTTTGAGGGGTGATGTTGCAAAACGGAGGTCCCACATCTGGATGACAGGCAGTCGGTCATCTTCAGACGCCAGCACCAATTGAGTGGCTACATCCGGGTGCCAGAGCATTCCTGAACAGTGCATCTTACAGCACATAAGAGATAAAAAGGGAATTCAACAGGGTGCAACgcaaacatttaaactttttgttCAACCTTAGAGGCTTTAAAAGATTCTCAAAATGAATCCTGTCTCTTAAAATTAGATAAGAATCATCAGTTGAAAGGCTCCCTTGTTGAAAATTATGTTCTCAATGAAATCACTGTCTGTTAGAGATACTCCAGGGTGCACTAACATTTTATTACACAACATATACTTAATTGTTTCCAGCCTGTTTTATACAGAGCCCttgtttaataatttaaatggCCAGTGGTCAGAAGAGAAATCGATTACAGTAAAGTGGACAGTGGGTAAAATCTTTGAATAACCACTAGACAAATGTTGTTGAAGTGTAGCCAATGAGCCATCTGGTAAATTCATGGCAAACAAACTTGCGATGATTTGGCAGAACTTTGGACTTGTATGAGGTGTTCAAGCCACCAACCCTGTTACTGTGGTCACTGATCTTGATGATGGGCTCGTTCTTTCTCAGGTCCCACACAACTGCTTTCCCACTGGGGTTGGCAGAGGCCAGGATGTGCTGAACCTGCCTGTTCCAGGACACTACACTGATGTCTTCTGCAGGCTGAAAGAAGAGATGGAGGCTGTTACTGTcgaaaacaaacattcacatgtgaAAACTTCATAAAACCTGCGCTCTCCCAATCATGCACCCACCTGTGACTTCGCTCCGGGTGTCATTGGACTGTTAAAGTTGTTAAGATCCCAGATGTATATCTCTGAATCATTGGCTCCAGATGCGAGCAGGTTACTCTGAGAGAGGAAGCAATTGATAAAAGATTGATAACATCCACCATAGTGCCAGGAAAGAGAATATAAATCATCCTTCAGGAGACAGAAGATTAGGAGCTCAGACGTTTACCTGAAAAGGGTTGAAATCAAGAGCTTGAACGggccctgtgtgtttgtcagactGTCCCACGATGGCCTCCGCTCCAGAGCTCATTATTTCCTCTGGGTTATACACGGTCAATGTGCCATTTTCACTGCCACCAACAAGTCTTCCTCCAGTACCATCTGGTCCCATTCCAAAGTTCACCCACACGATGCTGTGCAGCCTATGGAATATTAAATGTATAGTGAGGTATTTGCAAATGACAGACTCATAGCTTAACCTGAAGTGCACTAAGTAATTAAAACTGTCTGCATTATTTCTGCTTCCATACATCTTGCCATCTAAACATATCATGCTTTTGTAACTGCTCTGTTTGATTACCTGTTTGTGGTAGGTAATGACCCTTTCAGCTGCATCTCAAGAGAGGGGTCAGAAAAGTCTGTCTCAAATATCTCCAGGGCAGCGGTGGTGTTGAATGAGGCATCCAGCTGTTGTGCGGATGTCCCTAAGGCCAGGTAGATGGGATGGTGCTCTGCAGGACTCCATGCCTGGTGGGCAGTCCTCTGGATCTCCTTCAGCCTCATCTTCCTCCGAGTAAGTTCCAAGTCCTGGACAGATGTTTGGACCCCTTAAATAAAATTTTGAGTACTACTTCTGATCAGTGAGATAAAATCTGACGATTTTTTGAAGCAAAAAAATGGTGATTCatgtattttctccattaaaatTACAAAGACATCTTTGTGTGCTGGCAATTACATTGGtttcacaaatcaaataaagtcaaatacATTGATTTCACAAATCAAATACAGATTTCACAATTATAACCTTGGTCTTAAACAATCGGTTTCACCAGCTGTAATGAGAGTAGGTCGCTCAATATTGTCACTGACGTTTCCTTAATGAGTTCCTTAAAGAGTTTAACTTCAGTTTCACAAACCTGGATTCACATTTTCCATCTCTTTACCTGACTTAACTGCAACAGGGTTCCACCCTTACTGACACAATCCCTCCGACTATTTCCTGGAATTGTGGCTAATGCTAATTGGCCAAAAGCAACCAACCCGAGCCAccataaaaatattattaatactACGATCTGGTGTCAGTAAATTGTTAGGAATCGATGCAGTTACCGCTGATATTGTCAACATTCAAATGTCGACGACAATCTTTTAATTTTAAGAAGCATAACCTGATCGTTGCGGCTCCAAACACACGTATTAACGTTAGCGTCATTTGACGTTAAACACAATATGACTGCGGCCATTATCCAAGACTTAAGTAGTTTTCGAGGAACTGTTAATAGCTAAAACACACCACTGCATAGAAACAGTGATAATGTAGCTAGCTGGCTAACAGGTTAGCGTAGCATCCTCCCCAGTGGTTTAAGTCCAGTGTATAACCGGAGCCGATTTTGCTGCGAGCTAGCAAGCTAGTCACCAGCCGCCACCCATTCCAGCAGAAACGCAGAGTATCCGTCAGATTTAAACCCAGAGAAACACGAATCAACAAATATAAGTGTTAGAGTGACTCACGTCAACTGTCTAGCACAGCCGGACTGTCCACAACAAACTGGGAGGCTACTCAGGAGCTAACAGCTTAGCCACAGGCGAAGTCCGAGCAAAGTGCTTAGCCGTGTTGTCACTGCGCTACGGTGGCCGACACGGATCACGTTTCATACGCGCATGGCCTGGGTTAACCCCACTGTCTCCGCTCCACAAATACATAACCTGGATTTATCTCATCTTTCAGTCACTGAGAATATATCTGCTaaggtttttttattatttacacacGTGGGAGAAACAGACACGACCACTTTAACTGTTATCATAGGTTTTTATTCTtcacagaaatacattttagatATATACACAAGTAGAAGCTTTGAATCTTTAGATCTCGTAGTTTTTCACTTCCTCTGGCTGTTTTTCAGGATTTCCTCCTTTCTCCAAGTGCAGGTTGTCGTAGGGAAACTGTTTCGCTGCctggaacacaaacaaacactttcatGGGAATGTGCTTTCAATCAAGTGCATTTTCTCTACGGGACGTCAGACTACTTTGTAAATGGAAAAGCGATATATATTTTCACAGAACAGCTGATCAACACAGATTTACTGAAAacaatcaaaagaaaaacagtaaatacaatGACCATGGGTTAATAATCACAGTAAGCATAGCAATTGGAAATATGCACAAAAAActgtacattttatatatattgtctGTTTTCTTGTAAAGCTGAGTTAAACTGTATATAATCTATTCTGTGAGTAGTcacataaatgtttaaaatcacaccattactcaaaaatgaaaatttaaagGAAGACAAGCATTTTTAAAGATATTAGAAGTTATTTGTTGTAGTGCAGTGTTGCAAGCACAAGACAATCATCTCCTCCAGTCATTAAAAACACTCTTGAAAAAGTACTTTTGAAAAAGTACTTGTGATATGAACATGTAATTCTAGGCCTTGATCTGTACTTACAACAGGTTGGTACGCTGGGAATTTCTCCCCAAGGTAGAACATAAACAGCATGAATCCGAGGAACCCAAGCAGCT is a window of Paralichthys olivaceus isolate ysfri-2021 chromosome 21, ASM2471397v2, whole genome shotgun sequence DNA encoding:
- the sec31b gene encoding protein transport protein Sec31A isoform X1, with the translated sequence MRLKEIQRTAHQAWSPAEHHPIYLALGTSAQQLDASFNTTAALEIFETDFSDPSLEMQLKGSLPTTNRLHSIVWVNFGMGPDGTGGRLVGGSENGTLTVYNPEEIMSSGAEAIVGQSDKHTGPVQALDFNPFQSNLLASGANDSEIYIWDLNNFNSPMTPGAKSQPAEDISVVSWNRQVQHILASANPSGKAVVWDLRKNEPIIKISDHSNRMHCSGMLWHPDVATQLVLASEDDRLPVIQMWDLRFATSPLKVFENHTRGILSISWSQADSELLLSSAKDNRILCWNPNTGEVIYELPTTNQWCFDVQWCPRNPALLSTASFDGRITVYSVMGGSLKAQQQSTADKISSSFDSMDPFGTGQVLPPLQVSQPTVQDTIIPPLKKPPKWVRRPVGASFAFGGKLITFENPKMPQGQSPQPVPRQVFMSQVTTETEFLQRSRELQAALQAGSFNNYCQAKIQNAKSDAEQDIWKFLLVNFEDEARIKFLRLLGFSKDELDRKISKCLGKNFQPNGHGVDAKDLAEKMQLLSTERSDEFAGSDARTSGSVSPADFFTQTPKENANFQIPVSCDTDGLISQALLVGNFEGAVDLCLNDGRYAEAILLSISGGEELLKKTQQKYLSKQKNSISMLISSVVTQNWRDIVQSCELDNWKEALAALLTYAHPEDFACLCDTLGGRLEHEGTEKRCLQACLCYICSGNVEKLVECWALHRDCSSPLGLEDLVEKVMMLRKSIERLRNSEVAVQSPILAEKLTCYAGILAAEGSLSTAMTYLPENSDQSGIMMLRDRLFHAQEEAAVGQQPSSSFNRVDVSTAKPAPAAQTPAPKAQIMGQYQPSAPSQVAPQPPMPSVFTPNAAPTSTGPGLPPSSHALPPSAAHPARRPSYPQHPAPAPGFLPHQPFQPQPMSMGRPSSFPPPGPSMPAASLSGPPLPPSSSTPGGLPPMPSPGVPPTAFMPSTSLPSNFMPPSSQPGAPVPMYPGGPHNQGPVSPITSGPYAPLGSGYPQGGPGAPAVKPFPAHNVAPPPTGHFPWLYFQCDLEGLQEGWNDPPAVRGGPRKKKVPDNYTPPAPITAPVMGFPVDAPQPHDHAQVPPGAPQEPSVQLLQQLPAERVERKEIPAEHMVLKSTFDSLVQRCQLAAGDPQTKRKLDDAGKRLGFLYDKLREQALSHNILNGLHEISRCVASQNYQRGLEVHTQVVSSSNFSEISGFMPILKVVMTIANKLGV
- the sec31b gene encoding protein transport protein Sec31A isoform X2, whose protein sequence is MRLKEIQRTAHQAWSPAEHHPIYLALGTSAQQLDASFNTTAALEIFETDFSDPSLEMQLKGSLPTTNRLHSIVWVNFGMGPDGTGGRLVGGSENGTLTVYNPEEIMSSGAEAIVGQSDKHTGPVQALDFNPFQSNLLASGANDSEIYIWDLNNFNSPMTPGAKSQPAEDISVVSWNRQVQHILASANPSGKAVVWDLRKNEPIIKISDHSNRMHCSGMLWHPDVATQLVLASEDDRLPVIQMWDLRFATSPLKVFENHTRGILSISWSQADSELLLSSAKDNRILCWNPNTGEVIYELPTTNQWCFDVQWCPRNPALLSTASFDGRITVYSVMGGSLKAQQQSTADKISSSFDSMDPFGTGQVLPPLQVSQPTVQDTIIPPLKKPPKWVRRPVGASFAFGGKLITFENPKMPQGQSPQPVPRQVFMSQVTTETEFLQRSRELQAALQAGSFNNYCQAKIQNAKSDAEQDIWKFLLVNFEDEARIKFLRLLGFSKDELDRKISKCLGKNFQPNGHGVDAKDLAEKMQLLSTERSDEFAGSDARTSGSVSPADFFTQTPKENANFQIPVSCDTDGLISQALLVGNFEGAVDLCLNDGRYAEAILLSISGGEELLKKTQQKYLSKQKNSISMLISSVVTQNWRDIVQSCELDNWKEALAALLTYAHPEDFACLCDTLGGRLEHEGTEKRCLQACLCYICSGNVEKLVECWALHRDCSSPLGLEDLVEKVMMLRKSIERLRNSEVAVQSPILAEKLTCYAGILAAEGSLSTAMTYLPENSDQSGIMMLRDRLFHAQEEAAVGQQPSSSFNRVDVSTAKPAPAAQTPAPKAQIMGQYQPSAPSQVAPQPPMPSVFTPNAAPTSTGPGLPPSSHALPPSAAHPARRPSYPQHPAPAPGFLPHQPFQPQPMSMGRPSSFPPPGPSMPAASLSGPPLPPSSSTPGGLPPMPSPGVPPTAFMPSTSLPSNFMPPSSQPGAPVPMYPGGPHNQGPVSPITSGPYAPLGSGYPQGGPGAPAVKPFPAHNVAPPPTGLQEGWNDPPAVRGGPRKKKVPDNYTPPAPITAPVMGFPVDAPQPHDHAQVPPGAPQEPSVQLLQQLPAERVERKEIPAEHMVLKSTFDSLVQRCQLAAGDPQTKRKLDDAGKRLGFLYDKLREQALSHNILNGLHEISRCVASQNYQRGLEVHTQVVSSSNFSEISGFMPILKVVMTIANKLGV